A region of the Muricauda sp. MAR_2010_75 genome:
TGTTTTGATGAAATCCCAGAAACTGGAGAAACTTTGGAGGAAAACGCCAAAATAAAGGCAGACTTTGTGACCCAAACTTATGGTTTGGATTGTTTTTCGGATGATACTGGACTCTTGGTGGACGCCCTGGATGGAAATCCCGGGGTCTACTCGGCCCGCTATGCCGGGGAACAAAAGAATGCCGAGGACAACATGACCAAGCTATTATCGGAATTGGAGGGGAAGGAAAACCGACAAGCTCATTTCAAAACAGCCATCCATCTCAACTTTGAGGGCGAAAGTTATGTGTTTGATGGCATTGTGAAAGGAAACATTACCACCGGAAAACGCGGTTCGGGAGGATTCGGCTATGACCCCATTTTTAAACCCGAAGGGTTTACCCAAACGTTTGGGGAACTCCCGCCGAACACCAAGAATGCTATAAGCCACAGAGGCAGGGCCATTGAGAAATTGGCAAACTTTTTAAAAAACAAGACTTTATAGCAGCCACCCTATAAATTTAGCGTACATTTGCCGCTTTATTAACGCCGCCGGTATGGGCAAGGTGTTGCGATGGGCTCAAAGGTTATACAGGAATCGCTCTATGCAACACAACATATTTGCGATTTAAGGTATACACCGCTATGACAAAATTTGAAGCCTTGGGGTTAGATCAACCCCTATTGGATGCTATTTCCGATCTTGGATTTGAAACCCCATCAGAAGTACAGGAAAAATCAATCCCCATTTTATTGGAACAAGACACCGATTTGGTGGCCTTGGCCCAAACAGGAACTGGAAAAACCGCTGCTTTTGGTTTTCCCATGATTCAAAAAATTCAGGCAGATAGTCGAACCACACAAGGTTTGATCCTCTCTCCTACCCGTGAACTGTGTTTGCAGATCACCAACGAACTCAAACTCTATTCCAAATACGTAAAGGGACTGAACACTGTGGCCATTTATGGCGGCGCGAGCATTTCTGAACAAGCCAACCAAATTAAACGAGGTGCACAGATTGTTGTGGCCACTCCTGGCCGGATGAAAGATATGATCGGTCGAAGGATGGTGGACATCTCCAAGATTGATTATTGTGTTTTGGACGAGGCTGATGAAATGTTGAACATGGGCTTCTTTGAGGACATCAAAGATATTTTGTCCAACACGCCCAAAGAAAAGCTAACCTGGTTGTTTTCGGCAACTATGCCCAAAGAAGTGGCTACTATAGCCAAAAAGTTCATGCACCAGCCGGTTGAGATTACTGTCGGGACAAAGAATGCCGGTGCTTCAACGGTCCAACACGAATATTATGTGGTAGGTGGTCGTGATCGTTACTCGGCCCTAAAACGTTTGGCCGATGCCAATCCCGGTATTTTTTCAGTGGTTTTTTGTAGAACCAAGCGCGATACACAGCGTGTAGCTGAAAAATTAATTGAGGATGGCTACAACGCTGGTGCTCTTCATGGCGATTTAAGCCAAAACCAGCGCGATTTGGTAATGAACGCGTTCCGAAAAAAACAAGTGCAAATGTTGGTGGCAACAGATGTTGCGGCCAGAGGTATTGATGTGGACGACATTAC
Encoded here:
- a CDS encoding DEAD/DEAH box helicase gives rise to the protein MTKFEALGLDQPLLDAISDLGFETPSEVQEKSIPILLEQDTDLVALAQTGTGKTAAFGFPMIQKIQADSRTTQGLILSPTRELCLQITNELKLYSKYVKGLNTVAIYGGASISEQANQIKRGAQIVVATPGRMKDMIGRRMVDISKIDYCVLDEADEMLNMGFFEDIKDILSNTPKEKLTWLFSATMPKEVATIAKKFMHQPVEITVGTKNAGASTVQHEYYVVGGRDRYSALKRLADANPGIFSVVFCRTKRDTQRVAEKLIEDGYNAGALHGDLSQNQRDLVMNAFRKKQVQMLVATDVAARGIDVDDITHVINYQLPDEIETYTHRSGRTGRAGKSGISMVIVTRSELRKIKTIEKIVKQEFVAKKIPTGIEICEIQLYHLANKIKETKINKEIDAYLPAINDVLEGIDRDELIKKMVSVEFTQFSNYYSKTKDLNTSESGRESGYNDNADSDNSGSVRYFINIGERDGYDWMSLKDFLRDTLNLEKEDIYNVDTKDSFSFFNSDAQLTDIILQTFTEFKVDGRFINVEVSKNPGGSGKGGRKRDRKRGNRKSGGNKSFKGGKKGGYIKKGGKKRQGFY
- a CDS encoding non-canonical purine NTP diphosphatase; protein product: MKLVFATHNDHKLKEVQQLLPKSIELLSLKDIQCFDEIPETGETLEENAKIKADFVTQTYGLDCFSDDTGLLVDALDGNPGVYSARYAGEQKNAEDNMTKLLSELEGKENRQAHFKTAIHLNFEGESYVFDGIVKGNITTGKRGSGGFGYDPIFKPEGFTQTFGELPPNTKNAISHRGRAIEKLANFLKNKTL